A section of the Deinococcus taeanensis genome encodes:
- a CDS encoding 2Fe-2S iron-sulfur cluster-binding protein, translated as MTQTVTVQVEGFGSVQAQPGERLVLALERGGVDVLHRCGGVARCTTCRVSFQEGEPGAMTAAEYEKLSEKGLLGQARLSCQIECGPGMRVTPLQTARSTGLEAGKAPAEQIEPDPVWTTRPGASTEG; from the coding sequence ATGACACAGACAGTGACGGTGCAGGTGGAGGGCTTCGGGAGCGTGCAGGCGCAGCCGGGCGAGCGGCTGGTGCTGGCGCTGGAGCGGGGCGGCGTGGACGTCCTGCACCGCTGCGGGGGGGTGGCACGCTGCACGACCTGCCGCGTGAGTTTTCAGGAGGGGGAGCCGGGCGCCATGACGGCCGCGGAGTACGAGAAGCTCAGTGAGAAGGGACTGCTCGGGCAGGCGCGGCTGTCCTGCCAGATCGAGTGCGGGCCGGGCATGCGGGTCACGCCGCTGCAGACGGCGCGCAGTACGGGCCTGGAGGCGGGCAAGGCGCCCGCGGAGCAGATTGAGCCGGACCCGGTGTGGACCACCCGGCCGGGCGCGTCCACGGAAGGCTGA